Genomic window (Chondrocystis sp. NIES-4102):
TCTATTTTGGCTGAGGCTAATAACTCGACATATTGATTGACTAATTTAGATTCCTGTACTAAATCTTCCTCAATAACAGGCTCGAAGGCTGTAATATCTGCTGACCATAAACTAAAAGCCTGTTGACCTAAAATAGTTTCCAAGTCGGATTTATTAGGACTGTTTAATAAGCGTTTTTTCAAAGCGATCGCCAAGGCAGTTAATTTGGGCTGGAGTTCATCGGCATATTGTTGTGCTTGTTTATACTCAGGGTTGGTTGTGTCTTGACTAAAATGTAAGGAGGTTAAAGCAGACCAACTATCTAAGCGACGACGTAAATCTTCCCACTGCTGCAAGGCTTTAGAGTAGGCTTCGGTGCTTAAGGCTTGATCTAAAGCTTGATTAATACTTGCGTATTCTGCCGTAACTTGTTCTAGGGTAGGAGTTTCTACTTTGATATCGGCAATATTAATTTGAGTTTGCATCATAATCAGTGCAAGAAGGTAATTACACTTAAGATTTTAACTAAGTTTGGATGGGAGATATGGAGCAAGCAGTTTTTATTAAAATTATTGAGGAACTTATCGATCGCGACCGCACTTTGACTAAAATTGTGGAAAATTGGGGCTATCCCCCTCAATGGCAAAGAAAGCCAGGATTTGCTACTCTAATTCACATTATTTTAGAACAACAGGTTTCTGGTTCTTCGGCAAAGGCAACTTTTGAACGTCTTAATAATGTTGTTAAGGTTTTAACTCCAGCTTCTTTTTTGGCTTTAGATGATCTTGAGTTGAAGCAGATAGGTTTTAGTCGGCAAAAAACTATATATGGTCGTCAATTAGCTCAAACTATTATCGATGGAGTGTTAAATTTAGAAGAATTAGCCAATTTAGAAGACTCAACTATTAGAAAAAAATTAATTGCTATTAAAGGTATCGGTGACTGGACTGTCGATATGTATCTGATGATGGCTTTACAACGCTTAGATATCTTTCCCAGTAAGGATTTAGCAGTCGCGATCGCAGTTTGGGAAATAAAAAATTTACCCACTCGTCCTACTATCTCAGAATTAGAATTAATTGCTCAACCCTGGAAACCCTATCGCTCTATTGCTACTCAGTTATTGTGGCATTATTATCTTCATCGTCTTAGAAGTTGAGGAGTCAGGAGTCAGGAGTCAGGAGTCAGGAGTCAGGAGGGAGGAGGGGTTGAGTAATCCCACAAGGGGACAATGAGAGTAAAAAGTAACTAAAAGCTACCTATCACGGGTTAGCTGCGCGTCAAAGCTAATAGCTAATAGCTAATAGCCAAACTAACTACAATTCCATTACATGGAAAGCTACACCATTATTGCCTTCCATTGAGAAATTGGGTAGGTTGTTTTGGATGTAGTTAATTTCGTTTGCATCACTTGTAAATAAGTGTGATTTTGATTCAGAGTTGTACATTCTGTAAACTGGGATAGTACCTAGATCTGCTTGTGCTGTTTCAAAAGCATAGAACTTAATGCCTTCGTACTGATAGTTCTTGAGGTTATCGTAGATATTTTGTCTTTCAGCTTCATCCATAGTGTAGATATGTGCGCCAGTATCTTTGTTAAAGAAGCGATACACCTCTTCTGCTCCTGCTATTGTTGCTCCTGTGATATCTTTATTGCTAGTTAAAACGCTAAATTTCTCAGATTCATACTTATACTTGAGTTCACCAGTTAGACTTTTGCCTTTGATGGTATTTACTTCATTATTGTCAGAGGTATATAAATGGAATCCTTTCTCCTGTTGATAGAAGCGGTGGATATGTCCTAGTTGTAGTCCTTTGTTGTTAGATGTACGAACTGTGATGTTATCTCCTTCTAATTGATTTTGACTGCCAGTGTTGTTATTGATATCTACGTTGGTTAGTAATGCAGTACCATTGGTAAAAGTTTCTAATCCACTACCGCTAGGTGCAGTATTGCCAGAGATTAGAGTGTCTTTAATGGTTATAGCAGCGTTATCAGACACTCCTATTCCCCCAGCACCAGTAGTAGCAACGTTATTAGTAATTTTTGTGTCGATAATTTCTGCTGTTGAATCTGTGTCCCCAATAAATATTCCACCACCATAGGTTGCTTTGTTTCCACTAATAACACTGTTGGATATGACAGCTTTAGAATTTACTGCGATTCCAATTCCTCCGCCTATACCTTGGTCAATATTAATAGTATTATTAGTAATTTGAGTGTTATCGATTATTATCTCAGAGGTACTAGTTAAATAGATTCCTGAGCCACTATTATTATTAATTATGGTATCAGTAATAGTATTTTTGCCAGCTTTAGATGTAATTACTCCAATTAAAGATTTATTACTTTCAATCACACTATCATCAATGGTTAGCGTGCCATTCATGTTATAGATAGCACCGCCAGCAGAAGTAGCTCCATCGGCAATGGTATTATTACGAAATATGCTGTCATTGATAACTAAAGTTGCGCCTTCTGAATATACTCCACCGCCACGTTTAGTAGTAGCGTTGTTTTGGACTACAACATTATTAAGAGTTAAATTTTCAACGGTATATACTGCACCACCAATTTCAACTGGTCTTCCGCCTGTTAAAGTTAGGTTATTGAAAGTAACATCAATTAAACTAGTTGCAGCATTATCGATTTTGAATAGACGGTCTAATCCTGTTTGAGTGATTACGGAATTAGTGCCTGTAATGATTAACGAATCAGTAATATTAATTCCAGTAGTTAGGGTAACATTGCCAGATAAATTAATAGTATCTAGTCCTGGAGTGGAATTAGCATCGATAATAGCTTGACGTAGAGAACCTGCACCAGAATCATTAGAATTAATTACGTTAAAAGTTGCCATGTTTATATATATATTAAAAGTAGTTTAAATAAAATTTCCAGCACAAAATACTAGGCTTTTTACCCTAGAGCTTACATTCACCATCGTTCTATTTAGTAATTAAAATAGATGACTAAAAACTAAAAATAAAAACGAGACAATTAAGATTAAATCTCAACTTAATAGTGTAAATGTTTAAGATATTTCCGATTGTATTATGGTAATTTGTCAAATAGGTAAAGTTTCAGATAAGAATATTTATCTAGGGAAGGATTAACTTAATGGGAAATTTATAATTGAGCTTTTTAACTTTTAGCGTTAAATAAACTTGGTTGTTAATTAATTGGTTTTTAGTTTTTAGCTATGACGCGCAGCTAACCCGTGATAGGTAGCTATTAGCTTTTAGCTTTACTCCCCCTTCCTGACTCCTGTCTCCCCCTTCCTGACTCCTGTCTCCCCCTTCCTGTCTCCTGTCTCCCCCTTCCTGACTCCTGACTCCCCCTTCCTGACTCCTGTCTCCTGAAGTAATTAATTTTTGTAAAGACTAGAAAAAAAAGCTAGAATCTCTAAAAATGCGACTTTAGACTAAGAATAATCGCCGTACTTGAATATAAAGCATGATTCCGTTGCAGCTAACTTTAAAAAACTTTTTGAGTTATCAAGATGCTAGCCTAAATTTTTGTGGACTACATACTGCTTGTATTTGTGGGGCGAATGGTGCAGGTAAATCATCCCTATT
Coding sequences:
- a CDS encoding HhH-GPD family protein yields the protein MGDMEQAVFIKIIEELIDRDRTLTKIVENWGYPPQWQRKPGFATLIHIILEQQVSGSSAKATFERLNNVVKVLTPASFLALDDLELKQIGFSRQKTIYGRQLAQTIIDGVLNLEELANLEDSTIRKKLIAIKGIGDWTVDMYLMMALQRLDIFPSKDLAVAIAVWEIKNLPTRPTISELELIAQPWKPYRSIATQLLWHYYLHRLRS